In Ictalurus punctatus breed USDA103 chromosome 3, Coco_2.0, whole genome shotgun sequence, the following are encoded in one genomic region:
- the tacc2 gene encoding uncharacterized protein tacc2 isoform X3 — translation MPEMIECEGVGEKGTGDSERVKTTEKGYLDGTTKSQETHESLCSDGKWSESIATGVHLCSLSFPEINNSPAKEAKEVGAASEVRWSSEMLQNSEENEGKGGGLTVDCSLGMDSLSAAGKKKTGTVSVADMTVVAASTPEFNDRRDWKRKSSESLEKRGEGGTEEGRGKERGGAETLYREQALSLAVTKSYSLHDNGVTLVEPQQRDELVTLVTADIADTALPLLSSSKTIVSGLINPSSPVFLLNATETESKEASEKEAHLKESFNALGENQPNSDFSHLQAASADGKDLAVQTSYQQVQNTSWIQTEMNSTQQNKAGTGKDTCHKTEDKHLSSTSQLDMRSITGSFNKVDGGTGGSQDDMPCQVTGFASLPPLTVHENLWHPVSETSFSFQGLFSNRKPDPPQNAAYPICESTGEAEVTVEIMTMTENPEKHIDGKKENDSKDKITNNITMSVEESLKIMSTNDMETSENNAVNKNPDLLTTNKEEFQEKDEIVLITQSTLEHKPSLEDTNEKGVELQDTIMEEDGSDKMDLISLSDLIVSDVEKKPEVVLTTKEVDRTEAKSVEYDVSILSDSIQQKLESQTSGSVSQEHCIKSEEKPLSCTDVDGMLSSQSTDSTGISKKDLKSNTELPNLISIGCPQAKCEDHMNVHQYQTDSSHDTGPASEVAMGTVSTKDPKLPPAINVSSAVEGSIPSASASIQSDTKVPIVLRPPGPMMSHWEVINDCNVSLLGEEMQCSQEVKAEMSSTIVKTDALLKREAVETTGEKIENNTSLSCMTVLIPDITVMASSVQDTKLASKEAEGNNLSSGSLHDDENTNKRIDFVLLENSKDGKYEMDVEHGAPEKPLCIVREEETLSAAECSKVENMLSRRSSTDISQQYSTDISQQDQISNTMILEESSQAKPVENTSELQFQTDLGHDSGAVTEVAMSVVSTKDLMPPEIDVSGMGEGGVSSSNIQSDPKVPIVLKHPGPMMSHWEVINDCNVSFSEEEAQCNYNKISTLNNGSVGAADMRNKIVKTDIVEKSDAHCVSVETKREKNKNDNSSCCLNVLIPDILTDAASSKQDIKLASKEEVEGPNLAPDSLQSDENANKIQSSQSTNNTGILQQNQKSNTVILEECFQAKPEENMSKLQSQTDIEHDSGAVSEAAMSIVSTKDLEPPDLAVYGRREGRMSSSNIQSDPVETPNERSKPVQTKREKIENDNSCMNVLIPAITTAIASSVQDTKLAYREVKGTNLAPGSLHSDKKANKGIDFVVQEVPGNEKPEVDVLTREPGRQFSTHHEWDQITHTKDIADTSTIRQATEQNTDTLILIPLHCDESKLYECDAISKPNASTADKVYPSFGYVSSESEDRMADIQSSPSAYADRNCFVEIDTSMAKECCAIELSTVIPQHSSPKPAASEINPVLNQVLIEDTGSFNKDDTVRTNKTYQENTEEENQVIKVEQLEEPECANDASLFKEQTTTDELNVSENEMKCEQSINNLQTLEDGLSGNLKEERNKNKQTNPSDELQESNQNLEKDVEKVQTNVEQREITVDHRETTEEKITETVEMRGLERYDDVSLKEPKFSCPSYEAQANGIFESRAESENSCSSFGKLENVKLLMDHDSIITDDDACLDGKQKQSEPSIRPTGFGDVSSIIKDINENSTKDSNQEEQTDNQANKFLRISAAAFDNTELNTELKELPVSVIEASQESDGKPHLGNTSESQVSVDKPGRLEEVVPDLCKAVELASNLPKPCENSSTSHHEPKTVDQCFSAITFGKNKCTEVCTSVQTEAMLPSVYRAPVENVEHESVIDVSQDMDNEELINKAQIHNIELHCSPLQTKILALEVEQHNEASLDPKCSQNKEWHDALDPEAQHTESQGFTTSAGTEEEAKNKKTATAISGEVKQMEHRKEQISECKEEGRENETAEGRKLTQKSVRPETSAVECDLKDIREGNERKFKTVSGGTDLIKSSVSDGFQTEQEKELSSSPKLTAVATVSTSQDPSQTLLNANADSGHEAANSFIQTMRENASEELKMEHGSKVGDVDFTLFSKVVQKETADGNEYTQQVSTDENRSVPMKTSALLEEDVSESPGAAVSPVIELNQKTANTEESYERSDWLRALKEAASISQAQQKYKLETPCGSADNRPFETLDKPQAELESHSPTIDSDSVVKEQPEEPPDSRPLLSESADGSESVFSFPPPPEEDTLLPALPAHLFCDSSEFPTPPPTPPESALLELEPETAPAISPSDPDQVPNAAEVLPQLQHDQDTSPPARSSDSDGTFETPESTTPVKTAAPPLPSDKQPEPITVTQPLIPTDTDSCPLPASTVDDCASEVLDTPSFHPPSRSASTVFDEDKPIASSGTYNIEHILTTESISAPAFDSGSSGLESRTPLTRSLSFQSGDLDSSSPGERPAEGASNRSTHPRSESFSVGTESAPGTLRRVKKPRPGSLKKKPLSRQNSNPESATSRTVSSSSTPEVKKKGKPLADGPLQTQEEKECPSASPSSSPAGTLRRTRIKSRVESPPPVVEESSLAQGPVAAKAQEEILSVPEEVSPTPPSATYKWDPDNFENIDPFCTGGSKLANSPVLGRKPDFIPAPDPTPIPTEEPPAAPVPPSEKTFSIEEQPITKRQSVRLEFDYSEESGDTLQDIPPPPKKLGKKQGGKMPLRKPKLGIKKAPPQPEQLDNTPAAVHLNDNDDIPKSSYNIDPSKWDDHNFNPFSAGKGIPNSPPKSRASYNFDPNSFDDSIDPFKPSTQMGNSPPKVASLEVSSNDNENDNDNVDELEDRNQNKPAKNKKKPLKSNTFRVKKSPKRSPLSEQVAQDSSGDAMPDHLQDHATDEEKLASSTNQKWAARHDLQVELTSDVQDFPQPSDLTAFVNESSLPAQSHDYEIEYMEKIGTSTPPLSVKKPSLYLNLDSVTDSTNQGSSIHHSGPNSPCTGSFEEMEAKISVEGKSPVLSSCGAPESLILEKSKKREVHSQSWTQSSERDGMSPSQGPGEPADLSLLDRLSESATPLSYLEPDLAETNPTAFAHKLQSRLKKPSPRRWNLNRSSTAKERELASPGDSGVSKSSLYSRTGYSEGESPYLPQDMDHSLGIAREEIVAKEKEVLEWQRKYEDSQQELEEMKRIVTEYEKTIAQMIEDEQREKSLSHHTIQQLILEKDQALADLNSVEKSLADLFRRYEKMKDVLEGFRKNEDVLKKCAQEYLSRVRKEEQRYQALKIHAEEKLDKANAEIAQVRAKSKQEQAAYQAGLRKEQMKVDSLERTLDQKNKEIEELTKICDELIAKMGKS, via the exons AGGAAGCTAAGGAGGTAGGAGCAGCATCTGAGGTGAGATGGAGCAGCGAAATGCTACAAAActctgaagaaaatgaagggAAGGGAGGAGGTCTGACAGTTGATTGCTCCTTGGGGATGGactctctctctgcagctggCAAGAAAAAGACAGGCACAGTCAGTGTTGCGGACATGACTGTGGTCGCTGCCTCTACACCAGAGTTTAACGACAGACGTGATTGGAAGAGAAAGAGCTCTGAGTCACTGGAGAAAAGGGGAGagggaggaacagaggaggggagagggaaagaaaggggTGGAGCAGAGACTTTATACAGAGAGCAGGCACTGTCCTTGGCAGTGACTAAATCTTATTCTCTCCATGACAACGGAGTGACACTGGTGGAACCACAGCAAAGGGATGAACTCGTTACTTTGGTCACAGCAGACATAGCTGACACAGCCTTACCTTTGTTGTCCAGCAGCAAAACAATTGTCAGCGGCTTGATCAACCCCTCCTCTCCTGTCTTCCTCTTAAACGCCACAGAAACAGAGAGCAAGGAAGCATCAGAGAAAGAGGCTCATCTGAAAGAGAGTTTTAATGCACTGGGTGAAAACCAGCCAAACAGCGATTTTTCACATCTGCAAGCTGCTTCAGCAGATGGTAAAGATCTTGCTGTGCAGACCAGCTATCAACAGGTACAGAATACTTCATGGATTCAAACCGAAATGAACAGCACCCAACAAAACAAAGCGGGGACAGGAAAAGACACATGCCATAAGACTGAAGACAAGCATTTATCATCTACATCTCAGCTGGACATGAGGAGCATCACTGGAAGTTTTAACAAAGTGGATGGGGGAACTGGGGGCTCTCAAGATGACATGCCATGCCAGGTGACTGGGTTTGCTTCTCTGCCACCACTAACGGTTCATGAGAATCTGTGGCACCCAGTAAGTGAGACAAGCTTTAGCTTTCAGGGGTTATTTAGCAACAGAAAACCAGACCCACCCCAAAATGCAGCTTATCCCATATGTGAAAGCACCGGTGAGGCTGAGGTGACAGTGGAAATCATGACTATGACTGAAAACCCTGAAAAGCATATTgatggaaaaaaggaaaatgattCAAAAGATAAAATTACTAATAACATTACAATGAGTGTTGAAGAGTCACTGAAGATTATGAGCACTAATGATATGGAGACCTCTGAGAACAATGCAGTGAACAAAAATCCTGATCTGCTTACAACAAACAAagaagagtttcaagaaaagGATGAAATTGTACTAATCACCCAGAGCACCCTGGAGCATAAACCTTCATTAGAGGATACTAATGAAAAAGGGGTTGAACTGCAGGATACTATTATGGAAGAGGATGGAAGTGATAAGATGGACCTCATCAGTCTTTCTGACCTCATTGTGTCTGATGTAGAGAAAAAACCTGAGGTTGTGCTCACCACCAAAGAAGTGGATAGAACGGAAGCCAAATCAGTGGAATATGATGTGAGCATTCTGAGTGACAGTATACAGCAGAAGTTAGAGTCGCAAACTTCAGGAAGTGTTTCTCAGGAACACTGCATAAAATCTGAAGAAAAACCCCTCTCCTGCACAGATGTAGACGGCATGCTGTCCAGTCAATCTACTGACAGTACAGGCATATCCAAGAAGGACCTAAAATCAAATACTGAACTACCCAATTTAATTTCTATTGGATGTCCTCAAGCAAAATGCGAAGATCATATGAATGTGCACCAATATCAGACCGATTCCAGTCATGACACTGGACCAGCTTCAGAAGTTGCCATGGGCACTGTGAGTACAAAAGATCCAAAGCTTCCTCCTGCTATAAACGTATCTAGTGCAGTGGAAGGGAGCATACCCTCTGCCAGTGCCAGTATTCAAAGTGATACTAAAGTGCCCATTGTGCTCAGGCCTCCTGGCCCTATGATGAGTCACTGGGAGGTCATTAATGACTGTAATGTTTCTCTCCTGGGAGAGGAAATGCAATGCAGTCAGGAAGTTAAAGCAGAGATGAGCAGTACGATTGTAAAAACTGATGCATTATTAAAAAGAGAAGCTGTGGAGACTACAggagaaaaaatagaaaataataccAGCCTTTCCTGTATGACTGTGTTAATCCCTGATATAACTGTCATGGCTTCTTCCGTGCAGGATACCAAGTTAGCATCTAAAGAAGCGGAAGGTAATAATTTGTCTTCAGGTAGCCTACATGATGATGAAAATACAAATAAGAGGATAGATTTTGTGTTACTTGAGAACTCTAAAGATGGAAAATATGAAATGGATGTTGAACATGGGGCACCTGAGAAACCGTTATGTATTGTTCGGGAAGAGGAAACCCTATCTGCTGCTGAATGCTCCAAAGTAGAAAACATGCTGTCAAGAAGGTCTAGTACAGATATATCTcaacagtacagtacagataTATCTCAACAGGACCAGATATCAAATACTATGATCTTGGAGGAATCTTCTCAAGCAAAACCTGTAGAGAACACGAGTGAGCTGCAATTTCAAACAGATTTAGGTCATGACAGTGGAGCAGTCACAGAAGTTGCCATGAGTGTTGTGTCTACAAAAGACCTTATGCCTCCTGAAATAGATGTATCTGGCATGGGGGAAGGGGGAGTTTCATCTTCCAACATTCAAAGTGATCCTAAAGTACCTATTGTGCTCAAGCATCCTGGACCTATGATGAGTCACTGGGAGGTCATTAATGACTGTAATGTTTCTTTCTCAGAAGAGGAAGCACAATGCAACTATAATAAAATCAGCACTCTGAACAATGGAAGTGTTGGTGCAGCAGATATGAGAAATAAGATTGTGAAAACTGATATTGTAGAAAAATCTGATGCGCATTGTGTATCTGtggagacaaagagagagaaaaacaaaaatgataacAGTTCTTGCTGTCTGAATGTGTTAATCCCAGATATACTAACGGATGCTGCTTCTTCCAAGCAGGATATCAAGTTAGCTTCTAAAGAAGAAGTGGAAGGTCCTAATTTAGCACCAGATAGCTTACAAAGTGatgaaaatgcaaataagaTCCAATCAAGCCAGTCTACAAACAATACAGGCATATTACAACAGAACCAGAAATCAAATACTGTGATCTTGGAGGAATGTTTCCAAGCAAAACCTGAAGAGAACATGAGTAAGCTGCAATCTCAAACAGATATAGAACATGACAGTGGAGCAGTCTCAGAAGCCGCTATGAGTATTGTGTCTACAAAAGATCTCGAACCTCCTGATTTGGCAGTATATGGCAGGAGGGAAGGGAGAATGTCATCTTCCAATATTCAAAGTGATCCTGTAGAAACACCCAATGAGCGTTCTAAACCTGtgcagacaaagagagaaaaaattgaAAATGATAACAGCTGTATGAATGTGTTAATCCCGGCTATAACAACTGCCATAGCGTCTTCTGTGCAGGATACCAAGTTAGCATATAGAGAAGTGAAAGGTACTAATTTGGCACCTGGCAGCCTACATAGTGATAAAAAAGCAAATAAGGGGATTGATTTTGTGGTACAAGAGGTCCCTGGAAATGAAAAACCTGAAGTGGATGTTCTAACAAGGGAACCAGGAAGACAATTTAGTACTCATCATGAATGGGATCAAATCACACATACAAAAGATATAGCAGACACTAGTACTATAAGACAAGCAACTGAGCAAAATACAGATACTCTAATACTCATTCCACTACACTGTGATGAAAGCAAATTATATGAATGTGATGCTATTTCTAAGCCAAATGCATCAACAGCAGATAAAGTTTATCCTTCATTTGGCTATGTCAGCTCTGAATCAGAGGACAGAATGGCTGATATTCAGTCCTCACCATCTGCCTATGCAGACCGGAATTGCTTTGTTGAGATAGACACCTCTATGGCCAAGGAATGCTGTGCGATTGAACTTTCCACTGTGATACCACAACACTCAAGCCCCAAACCTGCTGCCTCTGAAATCAACCCTGTCCTAAATCAGGTGCTAATAGAGGATACAGGTAGCTTTAATAAAGATGATACTGttagaacaaataaaacatatcaAGAAAATACTGAAGAAGAAAATCAGGTGATTAAGGTGGAACAACTTGAAGAACCAGAGTGTGCAAATGATGCTAGCCTATTCAAAGAACAAACTACTACAGATGAACTTAATGTCTCCgaaaatgaaatgaagtgtGAGCAATCAATCAACAACTTACAGACATTGGAGGATGGACTGTCTGGAAACCTTaaagaagagagaaacaaaaacaagcaaacaaacccTTCAGATGAACTACAAGAGAGCAATCAAAATTTGGAGAAAGATGTAGAAAAAGTACAAACCAACGTGGAACAAAGGGAGATAACTGTGGATCACAGAGagacaacagaagaaaaaaTTACAGAAACAGTGGAAATGAGAGGTTTGGAGAGGTATGATGATGTTTCACTAAAAGAACCCAAATTTAGCTGTCCTAGTTATGAAGCGCAGGCCAATGGGATTTTCGAAAGTAGAGCTGAATCTGAGAACTCCTGTAGTAGTTTTGGGAAATTGGAAAATGTCAAGCTGCTGATGGATCATGACAGTATCATTACTGATGATGATGCATGTCTTGATGGTAAGCAAAAGCAAAGTGAACCCAGTATCAGACCAACAGGCTTTGGAGATGTATCTTCTATAATTAAAGACATTAATGAAAATAGTACAAAAGATAGTAACCAAGAAGAACAGACAGACAATCAAGCGAATAAATTCCTGCGCATTTCAGCAGCAGCCTTTGACAATACAGAGCTCAACACTGAGCTGAAAGAATTGCCAGTGTCTGTCATTGAAGCGTCACAAGAAAGTGACGGCAAACCTCACTTGGGCAATACAAGTGAATCACAGGTCAGTGTGGATAAACCTGGACGTCTGGAGGAAGTCGTACCTGACCTCTGTAAAGCTGTAGAACTTGCCAGCAATTTACCCAAACCATGTGAGAATTCTAGCACCTCACACCATGAACCCAAAACAGTGGATCAGTGTTTCAGTGCTATCACCTTTGGCAAGAACAAGTGTACTGAGGTGTGTACTAGTGTTCAGACTGAGGCGATGCTGCCATCTGTTTACAGAGCTCCTGTTGAGAACGTGGAGCATGAGAGCGTTATTGATGTCTCTCAAGACATGGACAATGAAGAACTGATAAATAAAGCTCAAATTCACAATATAGAACTCCACTGTTCACCCCTTCAGACTAAAATCTTGGCTTTGGAGGTGGAGCAACATAATGAGGCATCTCTGGATCCCAAATGTTCACAAAACAAAGAGTGGCATGATGCACTTGATCCTGAAGCACAGCATACTGAGTCACAAGGCTTCACAACAAGTGCAGGAACTGAAGAGGAGGCCAAAAATAAGAAGACAGCAACAGCTATTTCAGGAGAGGTCAAGCAGATGGAGCACAGGAAGGAACAGATAAGTGAATGCAAAGAAGAGggaagagagaatgagacagcaGAAGGCAGGAAACTCACACAGAAGTCTGTAAGGCCTGAGACTAGTGCCGTAGAGTGTGATCTTAAAGACATAAGGGAAGGAAATGAGAGAAAATTCAAAACAGTGAGTGGTGGTACTGATCTCATAAAATCAAGTGTAAGTGATGGATTCCAGACTGAACAGGAAAAAGAGTTGTCATCAAGTCCCAAACTCACTGCTGTTGCCACGGTGTCAACCTCACAGGACCCTTCCCAGACATTACTCAATGCTAATGCAGACTCTGGTCATGAGGCTGCCAATTCCTTTATTCAGACTATGCGTGAAAATGCTTCAGAAGAATTGAAAATGGAACATGGCTCAAAGGTTGGAGACGTGGACTTCACTTTATTCAGCAAAGTAGTTCAGAAGGAAACAGCTGATGGCAATGAATACACTCAACAAGTATCAACAGATGAAAATAGGTCAGTTCCTATGAAGACTAGTGCTTTATTGGAGGAGGATGTTTCAGAGAGCCCAGGTGCAGCTGTTAGTCCTGTAATAGAATTGAATCAAAAAACAGCCAACACAGAAGAATCATATGAGCGTTCAGACTGGCTCAGAGCACTGAAAGAGGCGGCCTCTATATCTCAGGCTCAACAGAAATATAAGCTTGAGACGCCTTGTGGATCTGCAGATAACAG ACCTTTTGAGACTCTTGACAAACCTCAGGCTGAACTAGAGTCTCATTCCCCTACTATAGACAGTGACTCTGTAGTAAAGGAGCAGCCAGAGGAACCACCTGACAGCAG GCCATTGCTGTCAGAATCAGCTGATGGGAGTGAGTCTGTCTTTTccttccccccacccccagaGGAGGACACATTACTGCCAGCTCTCCCTGCTCACCTGTTCTGTGATAGCTCTGAATTCCCCACCCCGCCACCCACACCCCCAGAGAGCGCTCTTctagagctcgaacctgagactgCACCCGCTATTTCTCCCTCTGACCCGGATCAGGTCCCAAACGCTGCAGAAGTTCTTCCTCAGCTTCAGCACGACCAGGACACAAGTCCTCCAGCCAG GAGCTCAGACTCTGATGGCACGTTTGAGACTCCTGAATCCACCACCCCAGTGAAGACCGCAGCCCCTCCACTTCCCTCAGACAAGCAGCCGGAGCCTATCACAGTCACACAGCCCCTGATCCCCACAGACACAG ACTCCTGTCCTCTGCCTGCCTCTACAGTAGATGACTGCGCTAGTGAGGTGCTAGATACTCCTTCTTTCCATCCTCCCAGTCGCTCTGCTTCCACTGTCTTTGATGAAGACAAGCCCATTGCAAGCAGTGGCACCTACAATATCGAACACATCCTTACCACTGAGTCCATCTCAGCACCAGCATTTGATTCGGGCTCATCAGGGCTAGAGAGTCGTACACCCCTAACCCGCTCACTCAGCTTCCAGTCTGGGGATTTAGACAGCTCTAGTCCTGGAGAAAGACCTGCAGAGGGAGCCTCTAACAGATCCACTCATCCTCGTTCGGAATCTTTCAGTGTAGGCACAGAGAGCGCCCCTGGGACTCTACGACGGGTCAAAAAGCCTCGACCAGGCTCTTTGAAGAAAAAACCTCTTTCCAGGCAGAACTCAAACCCTGAGAGTGCCACTTCCAGAACTGTCTCATCCAGCAGTACCCCAGAGgtgaagaagaaagggaagccTCTTGCAGATGGTCCTCTACAAACACAAGAGGAGAAAGAGTGTCCCTCGGCTTCTCCCAGCTCAAGCCCTGCTGGCACCCTCAGGCGGACCAGAATCAAGTCTCGAGTAGAGAGTCCTCCACCTGTTGTGGAGGAGAgtagccttgctcaaggaccagTGGCTGCAAAAGCACAGGAAGAGATTTTGTCAGTTCCTGAAGAGGTCTCCCCCACCCCTCCCAGTGCCACTTACAAATGGGACCCAGATAACTTTGAAAACATTGATCCCTTTTGCACAGGCGGCAGTAAGCTTGCCAACTCTCCTGTCTTGGGTAGGAAACCTGATTTTATCCCTGCCCCTGACCCCACCCCTATTCCTACAGAGGAGCCCCCTGCTGCTCCTGTACCTCCCTCAGAGAAAACCTTCAGCATTGAGGAGCAGCCAATCACCAAGCGGCAGTCAGTCAGACTGGAGTTTGATTACTCAGAGGAGAGTGGAGATACACTACAGGACATTCCTCCGCCTCCCAAAAAACTGGGCAAGAAGCAAGGGGGCAAGATGCCTCTTAGAAAACCAAAGCTGGGGATTAAGAAGGCCCCCCCACAACCTGAGCAGTTAGACAACACACCTGCTGCGGTCCATTTAAATGACAATGATGACATTCCTAAGTCATCCTACAACATTGATCCTAGCAAATGGGATGATCATAATTTTAACCCTTTCTCTGCAGGGAAAGGCATCCCTAACTCCCCTCCCAAGTCCAGGGCAAGCTACAACTTTGATCCTAACTCGTTTGATGACTCCATTGACCCTTTCAAGCCATCCACCCAGATGGGAAATTCACCTCCAAAAGTGGCATCTTTAGAAGTGTCCAGCAATGACAATGAAAATGACAATGACAATGTTGATGAGCTGGAGGATCGAAATCAGAATAAGCCAgccaaaaacaagaaaaagccCCTCAAATC TAACACATTTAGAGTGAAGAAGTCACCAAAGAGGTCACCTCTATCTGAACAGGTTGCACAG GACTCCTCTGGTGATGCCATGCCTGATCACCTTCAGGACCATGCCACAGATGAAGAGAAATTGGCCTCCTCTACCAATCAGAAATGGGCAGCTCGGCATGACTTGCAAGTGGAGTTGACGTCTGACGTCCAGGACTTTCCTCAGCCTTCTGACCTCACTGCCTTCGTCAATGAGAGCAGCTTACCAGCACAGAGCCATG ACTATGAGATTGAATACATGGAGAAGATTGGAACTTCCACTCCA CCTTTGTCAGTGAAAAAGCCGTCCCTCTACCTAAATCTGGATTCAGTGACAGATAGTACAAACCAGGGATCCAGTATACACCACTCAGGACCCAACTCCCCCTGTACtgg GAGTTTTGAGGAAATGGAAGCTAAGATCTCAGTGGAGGGAAAATCACCTGTGCTGTCGTCTTGTGGAGCCCCAGAGTCTCTAATACTGGAGAAGAGCAAAAAGAGGGAAGTCCATTCCCAGAGCTGGACACAAAGCagtgagagagatggaatg TCCCCCTCTCAAGGCCCTGGGGAGCCCGCAGATCTATCCCTCTTAGACAGGCTGAGTGAGTCAGCCACCCCTCTCAGCTACCTGGAGCCTGACCTGGCAGAGACCAACCCCACTGCCTTCGCCCACAAACTGCAG